From the genome of Dermacentor andersoni chromosome 3, qqDerAnde1_hic_scaffold, whole genome shotgun sequence:
tttctgattaggaggcacgccgtagtggaggactccggaaatttcggccacctgtggttctttaacgtgcacctaaatctaagtacatgggtgttttcgcattttgcgcccaccgaaatgcggccgccgtggccgagatttgatcccgcgacctcgtgctcagcagcctaacaccatagccactgagcaaccacggcgagtgccATCTGCGTGCAAGCCCTGCTGCCGTGCCGTTTGGccttttgcgtataataaaactttttgcgtggccgtgtaacgttttcgagcactttcggcacgtttacaacctcgttctgccaactcttctttgctgaggatccgttttagggtCATTCTtacgcttccgttgcatgccaccacgATTTCctaccagccaccacaagctatgtaagggaaagcggaccaattgcaggcaccagcaccaccctcttctccGGCTATCGAgattcagtgcactggctcggccccaccgacTTCCTATCCACTTCAGCGTGCTGCTcgactcttgtcagccaattagataagacgcttcgctcagtgtaggcaattttattcgtttttcaagcaaacaaaagtggcctcctatgaatgaggagacCGTTTGATTTGTCTGTGCAGACAACCCTggaggtcaccgcccgatgcttgtgtcggctACTTGCGACCACTTGCGTCGGTGGTGacgcaaatttggcgtcaggagattggaatgaaaccatattggaatagttttacgttataggcccCCAGGATAGTGGCGATAGGTGCATTTGTGGTGATTACAGAGCTTTTGATGCCATCACTATTCCGGATCAATATCCGCTTTCCCACGTACCTGACTTCGGCGCCCCTCTCGCAGGAACCAAAATGTACAGCAAGATCAATTTGATGAGCGGATAGCACAAGGTTCCTGTCGAGCCGAGCGACACTTCGAAGGCACCAATCACTACTCCGTTTTGCCTATTTGAGTTTGTCCTTATGCCTTACGGTTTCGTGAATGCGCGGCAAACTTCTCAAAGGTTCATGGACAAGGTTACGCACGCACTCCCGTTCATTTTCTTCTACCTTGACAACATTATGGCTGCAAGTCGCACAGACAAAGAGGACATAGAGCACGTTCGCCTTCTGCTTGAGCTACTGCATGAACACAGTCCAGTCATAAAGTCCGAGAAATGCATTTTCGTAGTCGGAACCTTAGATTTTCTCGGCTATCGCATTATCACAGGTTCTAGCTGCTAGTATAACGAGTGCGGGCAATCGAAGGCTTCCCCTCATCAACATGCTTGCGAAAGTTGCGGGAGATTCTGGGGATCATGAAATTTGACAGGCGCTTCATACCATCCTGTACGCAAGTTCTTCAGCCGCTTATCAACCTCCTGCATCGCGACTCCAAAAAAAATGCCTGCCTTGTACTGGTCCTCGGAGCACGAACACTCTATCCAAGAAGTCAAAACGTGGTTGGCGACTGCAGTGTTGCCGATTGATCCGTTGCCCGACCCGCCAACACGGCTTATGGTAGACGCGTCCACCATGGTAGTAGGTTGAGTAGTCCAGCACTGCAGAAGCACGATGGTACAGAGTGGAGGCCGCTGGGCTTCGTTTCAAAGCACCTGAAACCTACAGAAGCTCGCTACACCACCTTCGAGAGGGGGATGTTGGCCATGTATTGCGAAGCCAAGCATTTAGGTTTCTTTCTTGAAGGCTACAGCTTTTACATTTTGACCGACCACAAGCCGTTAACCTTCCttttcaagaacaacagttcCTCACAATCAAAACGTGAGCTTCGAGAACTTTCCTTTATCTTAGAATATTATACGCCATATATCTGGgaccgaaaatcaggcagctTAGGAACTGTCGCTAATCGGAGCTGTGCCTGCTGGCCTTGCGGATTTCGAAGCTCTAGCCTACACCCAGGAAAACGACTCCGAGCTGCGCCAATTGCAGGATATACGCTCGTCGATCCAGCTTGTGGAAATGCCGATTGCCCGCACAACAACATCGGTCACGTGCGACACATCCCAGGCAGCTTGGCGCCAGTTCGTGCCTCTCTCCCCCATCAGTTTCGGCGGGCAGTATTCGATTTATTGCACGGCACGAGTGCTCGGCACGTGCCTTCATAAGaccacggcttaccacccacagagaGCGGCATGGTCGAGTGTCTCTaccgacaactgaaggcgtcattgaacGCCACGCTGGACATACAGCACTGGGTGCAAAGGCTACCCCTAGTACTAGTGGTGTCGCGAGCAGCAATAAAGGATGACCTCAGAGTCGGTGCAGACGAGATACTCTATGGGTCAGCAATCCGCGTTCCGGGCCAGTTTTTCGGCACCTAACAAGGGAGAGCCTTTATTCCTTgctcgaccagcttcgacctacacCCCCACGTAACGCCCGAGGGCAGCCTTTGTCTAGCTTCCCGACAATGGACTCAAGCACGCCCGCCTTTCTGCGACCCTAGTCTATCAAGCCACCATTGACTCTTTTCTGCGAAAGCCACTTTCGTGTGGCTTCCCGTACAGAGAAAATCGTGAAGACTGACGTTAACGGCAAAGAAGAGAGAGTCGCGCGACCACGTGAAACCAGCCTATCTTGAACATGAATACTTCATTACTTCTGCTATTCACACATAAGCCTCCGTGATTCTAGTGCGGGGGAGCCCTTGTAGCGGCCGTCCGTTACGTCGTTGTCCCCGCCATAGTGGTCATTGCCCCCTGCAGGCTACCTCTACGTGCCTagccgtgggggtcattgccccttcTCTTTCTCGGAACCGAAGTGGCTGCCTGACCGGGGCACCATCAGTGCGACTCGGCAAAcgtgcttttacttttgaataaagccagtcgaccctccgttctcaagctgtcaaaacgtgtattccttgcgTCCGCTAAACTGAGCTCCTGACAATCCTCACACAAACTAGACAACAAAGGCAGCTTTTAATTGCTTTGTCACCTACACTGAAAAGCACCGGTTAAACTTAGTAGAAAAATGTAACGAACTTACTAAACCTCGCAACAAACAATGCGGCCTAGATCAACCCGAAGACTGGCATCTCACGCAGGCAACCAGTGGATATTATTTCACGCTGCTGGCACTAGTTGTTACAACTGCGTATGCGCCCAGTACCGTGGAGGTTGTGTGGTCGTAGCAGCCTGGAGCTTCGTCAGaacgttcggcccagccaagatGATTGACATAACGAGTAAGATGTACTTTTGATTACAACCCTCATGACGTAGAGCGACGCACACTGCATAAACTTGTGATGAAGGCTGATGTTCAATAGCCCGCGGGGCCATTTTTTATAGCCTCTCCTAAACGCCTTCGCTCAAGAGAAGGAAGAAGCGAGCGCTTGCCACTCTTGCGATCGTCGCTCGGCACCTGCGTTAAGTTCAACGGATTTTCCAACCGCCACACGCGCAGCAGAGGCAAAGACACTGACGCGCGCAAAAGCAAAAAGCACACACATACACTGCCGGTGTCTTCCTCGCCAAGTAACAGGAACGAAGAAGTTGCAAAAACTAATTCTAGAGTGGCAACCCTCACACATTCCTACCAGCAGAGTTGAAGCCCCAGCGCTTTCCCCTACATTACCCTTGAAAGCGTGCTCAAACACATGGCGAACAGTCGGAGTTGAACTGCTCTTTATCTGTTAATATAAATGTCAGACTAATTGGAAGATAACAGAAAGCTGTCTCGGGCTAAAATATTGCTATAGGCTGAGTAGTGACATACTAATCTCTCGTAGCAGTTGCCAAGACTTCGAAACTTCATCCTAAAACCAGCGGCACAGACACATATTTCGAGAAGCATCTGTACGACAAAACTGGCCTTGTGAAAGTCACTGGAAGCGAGCAGGAAACGAATCCTGTTCCCCGCCAAGTGGCAACGCTTATAGAGCCCCCTGGTAAGATAGAGGCAGCCGGCGTCACCTTTCGGACATTATCTCCAATCCAGTAGTTTTTTTAAAAAAACCTATTTTTGAAGGAGCGAATGCGCACAGGTTAACCGTCCCGCTCGATCGCTGAAAAGAGACAGCAGTGGCGAACCGACGCAGACATAAGAGGGTCGCCCGCGCCGTGGGGAATGACGCGAGAATGCGCGCGGAATGGCTAAGAAACGTCAGTTCGCCGTTGTAGCCTCTTAAATTAATAAACAAATTATGGAATTTGACGTGCCAAACCtcgatatgattgtgaggcatgccgtagtcggggactccggaaatttccgccacctggtgttctttaacgcgcgcataatctaagtgcatgggtgttttcgcatttcggcaacatcaaaatgcggctgtagGGGCCGAGATTCGAtgctgtgacctcgtgcttaggagccgaacaccatatccactaagagACCACGGTGGGTGTGACACTTGTAAGCGCTTTTCAACAGTTGCGGGCTGTTCTGCGTACTTGCAATATTGATGCTGTCGCCGTGGTATCGGCAGCGTGACACATTGTTCAGCCCACGGGCCAGTCGCAACAATAATGCGTATAGAATCTTTGCTGTAAAGAACCACGTCCCATGGTCCGGTACATTTGGTATAGAGCTGTAGTTTGAGGGAAGTCAGACTGCCCCGCAGCCTTCTGCTTACGTCTAACAACGGCTAAAACGTGTCCTTGGCCGTCCGCGTCGGGTAATTTGAACGAACACAACACTTGGAAGAGAGTGAAAAGCACTGCCCCGAGAAAAACGTACAACCGTGTAAATTGAACATCTGTCTGGTACTAAGACCAATGTATCTAGAACACTTGTGTTTcatcaaaactaaaaaaaaaatacgttataGGGTGCCTTAGCTTGGCATTCGTAGACAAAACAACCCATGCCTTCTTTGTATTTATTATGCACTAATTGGTAGCCAAATAATGCATAACCATTCCTTTCAACATTGGTTCGTACTGTAAGTCATGTATGCTTCTTCCCGAGAAACTTCTCTAACTGGAACCAGATAAGAAAACCTGGGCGCGGCCGCACCAAGAACAACACTAGAGGCGTTGCGTCATGGCCGATATTCTGAATGGATGCCCATTGCCACGAGCTATGTAAAATACACTGAGGTCGGCAGGTTCATACAAGTGACGTTATTCATGCTCACTCACACTCATTTCTCATACGATCGTGCAAGTTTGAGCGAGGGATTCTAATGTACCGGTGAAAGAGGGGACGTAAACGCAAGAGCAATTAGTGAAATATAAATAACACATTCAggattttacgtgtcaaaaccataatctgattatgaggcaagccgcagTGCGGCACTCGGATTACTTTTGACCAGCTGGAATTCTTTAACCTACCCGTatatttatcttttattttattttatatacagggtgcttaTGCATTTCGTCGCCAACGAAATGCAGCCGCAGCGGACTGTATCGAACCcgcgtcctcgagatcagcagcgAAATTCCATAGCCACTGGGCCACTGCGGCTAGCGTCAGTAAGCGTTCGCAAGCAGCAATGAGCGTTGATGAGTGAGAGGACAGCAGTGTCAGGAACAGTTAGTGcaaagctggaaagaaagcaaagGTAGGCGGCTGTGAATGTGTGCTTACTATATTTATAACCCTGTACATATATGCCGCAGAGAGATACGTACGATcccttcaatgctattcacagcgtgtttacaggaggtattcagagacctggattgggaagaatttgggatcagagtaaatggagaatacctaagtaacttgcgcttcgctgatgatattgcctttcttagtaactcaggggaccaactgcaatgcatgctcactgacctggagaggcaaagcagaagggtaagactaaaaattagtctgcagaaaactaaagcaatgtttaacagtctcggaagagaacagcagtttacgataggtagcgaggcactggaaatggtaagagaatacatctacttaggataggtagtgactgccgatccggatcatgagagtgaaataatcggaagaataaggatgggctggagtgcgtttggcaggcattctcagatcatcaacagcaggttgccattttccctcaagagaaaagtgtataacagctttgtattaccagtactcgcgtacggggcagaaacctggaggcttacgaaaagggttctacttaaattgaggacgacgcaacgcgctatggaaagaagaatgataggtgtaacgttaaggggtatGAAAAGAGCAGATGGGGTTAGGGAACAAATGCgcgttaatggcatcttagttgaaatcatgcaaaagaaatgggcatgggcaggacatgtaatgaggagggaagataagcaatggtcattaagggttacggactggattctaagggaagggaagcgtagcagtgggcgacataaagttaggtgggcagatgagattaggaagttcgcagggacaacatggccacaatttgtacatgaccggggtagttggagaagtatgggagaggcctttgccctgcagtgggcgtaaccaggctgatgatgatgaatatgaaaTATATGCGGTTAAACGAGTGCAAATTCAAGCACTGCGTTTTCCTCGTTCTGTTCACCGAATTATGTTCTCTGTTAAATTCCGGTTCCATGTTCCTTGTACAATGCCTCCTAGTCGGTGGCAACCTGTATAAAGTTCTGGTATATCATAGGAGGGTAGTGAAGTGGTTACGAAAGTCACAAAAATGGGGAGCAAGTGATATACAGAAACCACCTTGAGTATGCCACCCTGGATGTCTGTGAACTTCTTGCGGAAAGCCTATGCCGGTGAACAAGGTCGGTCAATCGAAATTTGAACGTGTAATACCGTGAAACGCTCCTCTACGtgcagacagacaaagaactgttAGTTTCCTGGCATGTTTTGTGCACGCTATGCGCAGGTCTCGGCCTCGGCATGGTGATAACCATGCTGCAGGTCCTCATCAGCATGTACTTCGAGCGGTACCGTGGGGCCGCCAACGGCATCACGTTCGCCGGCTCCACTGCCTCTGCCTTCATCTTCTCCCATCTGCTGTTTTACTTTAGAAAAACCTACGGCTTCCAAGGCAGCCTGCTGCTGTTTGGTGGCGTTCTCATGAACTTGGTCGCCTTGAGTCTCGCCTTCAGGGAGCCACCTTGGGTTAGGAGGCACAGAATCAAGGAGAGAAAGCGCTTACAGGAGACAAGGAGGCTGTCGATATTCACAGCAGACTCAAAGCATGGGAGAAAAAAGGTGTCCGCCACCGAGGTAGTTCTAAGAAACATTTGTGGAGTGCTCAAGTGCACCATGATGTACGTTCTCGCGATAACGTGGCTAGCGTTCTGCTACAACTACGACGTTTTCTTCTCAACGATCGTGGACTTTGCCACGGACAAGGGAGTGCCCCTAGAGGACACCTTATCTTTTATCACCTACACGTCTATCACGGATCTCGTGGGAAGGGTTGTCCTTCCTATTTTTACTGACTGTGGGCTCCTGCAGCGGTCCACGTTAATGACATTGAACTACTTTCTTCTGGGCTTCTGCACTATGTCACTGCCATTCTGCGAGTCCTACTGGGTCCTGCTGGTGTCGTGTCTAGGCGTGGCCTTATTCCTCGGCTGTGCCATTACCATGCAGAGCGTTCTGATGGCCCAGTATTTGGAAATCGAAAAACTTGCCGCAGGGTATACCGTCCTGGGCGCCTTATGTGGACCAGCACTCTTAGGAAAGGCCCCTCTCGTAGGTGAGCGTCATTTTCTCATTTAATGCTGCTTGCATGCACAGTGCACAACTGGTACCGTTTAGGGAAGTGAAAACGACATACATGTCAGAGGACTGGTTAGTTTGGTCCAGAAAAGCTTGTGCTGCTGTGCAGAAGAAGGAATAACAGTTTAAAGGAAACTTGAGAAAGGTTGGGTGTTACTTACTAACACGCTTGTGAATTGCCTCTCGTGGCAGTGGTTTACAAAGTACGTTTTAATCACGTAATGACGAACTAACTTGAGCTGAATGGTACATGTGTGAAGAAAAGGAGTAACAGCGGAAGAAAACgggacgtgactgagacagacgaagcgcCTACCTGGGTACTTCTATAGTCGCACTGCCGAAGGGTTAGTTCAAGACTGAACTCCtaattgggcgaacttgtgctcagTAAAGCAAACATTAAATGTTCGGAAGCTAATAAACTCTGGTAACAgaagaaggcgaaagcctgcttgCTGCACACGCGGAAGTTGTACAATCGGGGTTAGTCTTTTATGCAAGACATATTGGTAATGCATTAGGTTTTACAATCGGGGCTAGCTTTCTTGCAGGACATAAAGAACGGCAATGGTAAGTACCTCTTCCGCAGTCACGTGTGCCGCCCAATGACAGCACGCAGAAGTCGGTGTGATGGCTGTGACGTGACATCTGCCATTGGGCACGCAATATTCGCACCTTTAACAAGGCAGACACACATTGTAGTCGTGGCTTCATTGAATGGCTTCCTTTTCTCTGAGAACAGTGTTTTTACACTCTACATTTGCTATTTCGTGCAGGTGCGCGCGACTTTTTTCCAATCCTAGTGCACGCTTGGTAGGAAACTCGCCACACATCAAACGCTCGGACCGAGCTCTGGTTACTGCGCCTTCGTATTTCTCCTTATCTATAATTTCTAATTTCTGGTTTATGGCACACATGTTTTCTTGAAGAGTTACAGGCGGTCTGTACTCTTCTTAAACGAAAACGCTTAGGTTAGCTCGGAGAACATTTTCTACAATGTTTTTCTTATGCATTATGGCGCCTGGCCTTTCAATGGATTTTAATTTCAATTCTTGCTTAAGTATCTCCAGGTGTTCCTTTACCGTTCTATTATACCTCTTGTGAAATTTTATTATTGCGTTGATGACATACCTTCTAAAAACATCGTCTTTTAAAAGATCATCATTTGGTATCGAGATTTCCCAAACAAATCTACACTTTCCATGTTTCCTTTTCCCGACGCGGAATGTTACGAGATAGTGATCACTAATTGACAATGGGTTAACCCGATACTCTGCGATCAATGGTACTAAATCTGCAGATAAATAGGCGCGATCCAACTGCGCGTGACTATGACCTTGAAAATGTGTCAAGCGAATATCAGTCCAAAACCCACAACATGCACCGACGTCTTCTAAACAATGCTGACAAATCAGATTATTCAAGGAAAGAACACTGACATCCCTATAAGGGGTCAAGCTGGTTTTGTAGTTTACCATGCCTAGGCAAACGAAGTCACCAATCAGAATTACAAATCTATCCGTAGCACAGTAGTTACTCATAGTTTCAAACATGTCTTTTCTCTGTTTTGCATTTGAATATGCAAAACACATACTACGTGCCAATACCATTTGAATATTATAACATCGCAAACAGTGAAATGACCGGATTTACATGTCATGCCTTTTTCTAGAACCGCACACAACGTCCTACGTATCATGCACTCGCAACGCATTTCCCAAGTGatcgcgcacgcacgcagacacaagCAAGAAATTAAGCCACCCTGGCAGCAGCGTCCGACACATCGAGAGCATTACTCGTGATCAGTACATACACTCAGAACGACGCGCATGAAGAAGCCAAAATAAAGTGTGCCGATGACACCACTCTATTCCAAATGTGTGGTCGATTATACGCCGACTAAAAAAATTGCAGTTCTGCCGGAAAGGCGatgcaccgattgcgatagcaaattagtcgaGAGCTgaacgaagtaaggataatagttttatcagccgtataataATGTTCATTTTAGCTTGCTTAGTTAACAGTGACATAATGTGTAAGCGTGCCTCAACGAGGAAGCAGAAAGAATTAGACACACGGAGACAGtgctgtctgtgtgtgtctgcttctttctgtgtccttgttcaatcgcgcttacacattctgttGTGGATTGTTGCGGACTGCGCTTCATATTCAGTGACTTAAGTTGGCCCAGTGGCTGGTGCCAAGCTATTTTCTCTCGGCACAGTAGCTCGATCTGCCACCCATTTGACCATGGACTACCTGGTGATATACGTTGGCGGAAAAAGGGTTAGAGACGTAGATACGAAGACAGAtgaacatagatagatagatagatagatagatagatagatagatagatagatagatagatagatagatagatagatagatagatagatagatagatagatagatagatagacagacagacagatagacagatggatagatagatagatagatagatagatagatagatagatagatagatagatagatagatagatagatagatagatagatagatagatagatagatagatagatagatagatagatagatagatagatagatagataggtcaTCATACGCAGAAAGTGCGGGAAATAACCTAGGAATGCCAATCGTAATAAAGCCATTTGGCATTCTTGTTGTGACGCCTTGCTGGGAGCGACACCGTTGATGCTTTCGACTTTCTTGTCCACAAGCCGCCTGATTCTTGGCGCTTGCTCTATTGTGGATATGTGCCATGTTTCTGGTTGATCGTGATCGTTCTTGTACGTTCCTTTCTGTACCGTCGACGCCTTTTTTCACAGCCATGATAACAAAAAATTGTGCTCTATAGACTCGTCATTTTGCCAAGAACAGCTTTTATGGGATGGGCAAGTCATCCGCATCCGCTACAGTGTTGCCTGCAGTGACCTCCGAAAAACACGCGCAGAC
Proteins encoded in this window:
- the LOC126538414 gene encoding monocarboxylate transporter 12-like isoform X1 translates to MVITMLQVLISMYFERYRGAANGITFAGSTASAFIFSHLLFYFRKTYGFQGSLLLFGGVLMNLVALSLAFREPPWVRRHRIKERKRLQETRRLSIFTADSKHGRKKVSATEVVLRNICGVLKCTMMYVLAITWLAFCYNYDVFFSTIVDFATDKGVPLEDTLSFITYTSITDLVGRVVLPIFTDCGLLQRSTLMTLNYFLLGFCTMSLPFCESYWVLLVSCLGVALFLGCAITMQSVLMAQYLEIEKLAAGYTVLGALCGPALLGKAPLVGFFRDGLGSYNEMFWVLGSFSFFVSVQWALVSLIDRKRARRWKPDIAHKGSGQKS